One stretch of Bacteroidota bacterium DNA includes these proteins:
- a CDS encoding RidA family protein codes for MGAREQKLEALGFPIDDVPGAGAIYKPVVVHGKTVYVSGAVPVVDGKLTAKGKVPSEVSMEAAKRSAAVCAANNLRFVIQALGSLDDIARVVRVTGYVNADVDFEDAHLVINGASELLRDVFGDDGVGARSALGMAQLPLGASTEVEVILELK; via the coding sequence ATGGGAGCAAGAGAACAGAAACTAGAGGCACTGGGATTTCCGATTGACGACGTACCAGGAGCCGGTGCAATTTATAAGCCAGTCGTTGTACATGGCAAAACAGTCTATGTGTCTGGTGCCGTACCGGTTGTGGATGGCAAGCTTACTGCAAAAGGAAAAGTGCCTTCTGAAGTGAGCATGGAAGCTGCAAAAAGGTCTGCTGCGGTCTGTGCAGCCAATAACCTGCGGTTTGTTATACAGGCCCTGGGCTCGCTTGATGATATTGCGCGTGTCGTTCGCGTAACGGGTTATGTAAATGCAGATGTCGATTTTGAAGACGCCCACCTTGTTATCAATGGCGCCTCGGAATTGCTGCGAGACGTGTTTGGTGATGATGGCGTAGGTGCCCGTTCTGCATTGGGTATGGCGCAACTGCCACTTGGTGCAAGTACTGAGGTAGAAGTGATCCTCGAACTGAAATAA
- a CDS encoding DUF997 family protein, translating into MKVEKPYSKAYLNARKEAWIILLAWFVCLIWTVGYAAFTGYGADGATLALVWGMPAWIVWGVLLPWVCATVFSVVFALWFIADDALDSD; encoded by the coding sequence ATGAAAGTAGAAAAACCTTATAGCAAGGCGTATCTCAACGCCAGGAAAGAGGCCTGGATAATCCTGTTGGCCTGGTTTGTCTGTCTGATTTGGACGGTCGGCTACGCTGCATTTACAGGGTATGGTGCTGATGGTGCTACGCTTGCCCTTGTCTGGGGCATGCCGGCGTGGATTGTATGGGGGGTGTTGCTTCCCTGGGTTTGCGCAACTGTGTTCAGTGTGGTGTTTGCGCTGTGGTTTATTGCGGATGATGCATTGGATTCAGACTGA
- a CDS encoding PHB depolymerase family esterase has protein sequence MQASHLAGIGTLLFFAFTVWGDYNFSPDTPLNGTPNSIRFEGLERSYTLFEPSGTYEKSSFPLIIVLHGGGSTAKGMVRLTQGRFNNIAEREGAYVVYPEGVRRHWNEGRDLPLSYAHRANVNDVGFIETLVNKLVAEYPVNPNQVFVTGMSDGGLMAYRLACARPDLFAAIAPVNASIPEDLMESCRAAAGTGLMVVNGTADPHMPYDGGTISVFGVERGEVLSTRATVDHWLGINGCPAHSRKKMLPDLSRRDETTVTRYAYSGCQSGVNVALYRVEGGGHTWPGGRQYLREDRIGRTSRDINACDEIWNFFSHFQG, from the coding sequence ATGCAAGCAAGCCACCTTGCCGGTATCGGCACCCTGTTGTTTTTTGCGTTCACGGTTTGGGGAGATTACAATTTCTCCCCCGATACACCGCTTAATGGAACGCCTAACTCTATTCGTTTTGAAGGCCTGGAAAGGTCGTATACCCTGTTCGAACCTTCTGGTACCTACGAAAAATCTTCCTTCCCGCTCATTATTGTTTTGCACGGCGGTGGGAGCACGGCGAAGGGCATGGTGCGGTTAACACAGGGGAGATTTAACAATATTGCCGAGCGCGAAGGAGCCTATGTTGTGTATCCCGAAGGCGTTCGCCGGCACTGGAATGAAGGCCGTGATTTACCCCTTTCGTATGCACATCGCGCCAATGTAAATGATGTTGGTTTTATCGAAACCTTGGTCAATAAGCTGGTTGCCGAGTACCCTGTAAATCCCAACCAGGTTTTTGTAACAGGGATGTCTGATGGCGGGTTAATGGCATACCGTTTGGCCTGCGCGCGTCCCGATTTGTTTGCAGCCATTGCGCCGGTAAATGCCTCGATTCCGGAAGACCTGATGGAATCTTGCCGTGCTGCCGCAGGAACGGGACTTATGGTTGTAAATGGTACAGCTGATCCCCATATGCCTTATGACGGGGGGACCATCTCGGTGTTTGGCGTTGAGCGCGGTGAAGTCCTCTCAACGCGGGCTACAGTAGACCACTGGCTTGGCATAAATGGATGCCCAGCCCATTCCAGAAAAAAGATGTTACCTGATTTGTCGCGCCGGGATGAGACTACGGTGACGCGTTACGCATACTCTGGATGTCAGTCGGGCGTAAATGTGGCATTGTACCGCGTAGAGGGGGGCGGACACACATGGCCGGGTGGCCGGCAGTATTTACGCGAAGACCGGATTGGCAGAACATCTCGGGATATCAATGCCTGCGATGAAATCTGGAACTTCTTTTCGCACTTCCAGGGATAA
- the hemW gene encoding radical SAM family heme chaperone HemW — protein MAGLYLHIPFCKQRCVYCDFYFVTATSRLEAFTTRLKQEIAYWGTFFGPNHPLETIYFGGGTPSLLPVPVVAELLDIIASSFDTSAVHERTFEINPDDVDLAYLTDLRQTGINRLSIGIQSFVDADLQWMNRAHNATQAHNIVSTARAAGFQNFSADLIFGLPRQDSDAWEQNLKRMVELEIPHLSTYGLTVEPGTPLHKRVAAGTESVLHEDAFAARYQYTMAFMRDAGYAHYEVSSFARSGFRSGHNQLYWQHTNYLGVGPSAHAFWQHAAAPAQRWGIVRSLKKYLDWDGEGAPPLSFKEEVSPAELASEFIMLRLRTQDGLDLKRLASKYSARLPQTVLDQLVQEGLARISDKHVFSLTDRGLLICDTITSKLLAAVEQHTVTQG, from the coding sequence GTGGCCGGGCTTTACCTACATATCCCGTTTTGCAAACAGCGATGTGTCTACTGCGACTTCTATTTTGTGACGGCTACCTCGCGCCTTGAGGCATTTACAACCCGCCTGAAACAGGAGATTGCATATTGGGGCACTTTTTTTGGCCCCAACCACCCGCTCGAGACCATTTATTTCGGCGGCGGCACCCCTTCTTTGCTGCCCGTCCCTGTGGTTGCCGAGTTACTCGACATCATCGCAAGCAGCTTTGATACTTCAGCTGTACACGAACGAACGTTTGAAATTAACCCGGATGACGTAGACCTGGCTTACCTGACAGACTTGCGGCAGACGGGCATCAACCGGCTATCCATTGGTATTCAGTCATTTGTAGATGCAGATCTGCAATGGATGAATCGCGCCCACAACGCTACGCAAGCCCACAACATTGTTTCAACTGCGCGCGCCGCAGGATTCCAGAACTTCTCCGCTGATTTGATTTTTGGGTTGCCCCGCCAAGACAGCGACGCATGGGAGCAGAACCTAAAACGGATGGTTGAGCTGGAGATCCCTCACTTGTCAACATACGGTCTCACTGTCGAGCCCGGTACGCCTTTGCACAAACGCGTGGCCGCCGGCACTGAGTCGGTGTTGCATGAAGATGCGTTTGCCGCCCGCTACCAGTACACCATGGCCTTCATGCGCGATGCAGGATACGCACACTACGAAGTGTCCAGCTTTGCCAGATCCGGCTTCAGATCTGGGCACAATCAGTTGTACTGGCAACACACCAATTACCTCGGCGTGGGCCCGTCAGCGCATGCCTTCTGGCAGCATGCGGCTGCGCCGGCGCAGCGATGGGGTATCGTACGCAGCCTGAAAAAGTATCTTGACTGGGATGGAGAAGGCGCCCCGCCACTGTCCTTTAAAGAAGAAGTAAGCCCCGCCGAACTTGCCAGCGAATTCATCATGCTCCGTCTGAGAACCCAGGACGGACTCGACCTCAAACGTCTTGCCTCTAAATACAGCGCCAGACTTCCTCAAACCGTGCTCGATCAACTCGTGCAAGAAGGACTCGCGCGCATTTCGGACAAGCACGTTTTTTCACTGACTGACCGCGGATTGCTCATCTGTGATACCATCACCTCCAAACTATTGGCGGCAGTAGAGCAGCATACGGTTACGCAAGGTTAG